The following proteins come from a genomic window of Pirellula staleyi DSM 6068:
- a CDS encoding pirin family protein: MVRIRKANERGGGKFGWLDTKHTFSFGEYFDPAHMGFHGLRVMNEDYIEPGMGFGMHGHRDMEIVTLMVAGELAHKDSLGNGETLRPGELQRMTAGSGIRHSEFNPSSSSKAHLYQIWLEPHTKGLTPSYEQKKFPTLEEPGKLHLVASPDGRDGSLKIHQHAEVYLAKLHEGDHVSHGVASGRAAWLQVIEGNVTAQAQGEISSEKSPVSLAAGDGLAIEDVTQLSVTSTADAFVLLFDLP; the protein is encoded by the coding sequence ATGGTTCGCATTCGCAAAGCCAATGAACGTGGCGGTGGCAAGTTTGGCTGGCTCGATACGAAGCACACGTTTTCTTTTGGCGAGTACTTCGATCCAGCCCACATGGGTTTTCATGGCCTGCGGGTCATGAACGAGGACTATATCGAGCCGGGAATGGGTTTTGGCATGCACGGACATCGCGACATGGAGATCGTCACGCTGATGGTCGCCGGCGAGTTGGCCCACAAGGACAGCTTGGGCAACGGCGAAACCCTTCGCCCCGGTGAACTGCAGCGGATGACCGCCGGCAGCGGAATTCGACATAGCGAGTTCAACCCGTCGAGCAGTTCGAAAGCACATCTGTATCAAATCTGGCTCGAGCCCCACACCAAAGGGCTGACACCCAGCTATGAACAGAAGAAGTTCCCGACGCTCGAAGAGCCTGGAAAATTGCATCTCGTGGCATCGCCCGATGGTCGCGACGGTTCGCTGAAAATCCATCAGCACGCCGAAGTCTATCTCGCCAAGCTGCATGAGGGGGATCATGTATCGCATGGCGTAGCGAGCGGCCGAGCGGCTTGGCTTCAAGTGATCGAGGGGAACGTGACGGCGCAAGCGCAGGGGGAGATTTCCTCGGAAAAGAGCCCCGTTTCGCTCGCTGCTGGTGACGGTCTGGCGATCGAAGATGTCACGCAACTTTCTGTCACTTCCACGGCTGATGCCTTCGTGCTGCTGTTCGATTTGCCCTAA
- a CDS encoding MarR family transcriptional regulator, translating to MADNLLQRELKKRKPFDVIEQEAWLGMVRTCDQLEIHFARLFRQYRLTPQQYNILRILRGEGSPLPILEIAARMITIVPGITGLVDRLEQAELAKRRRCEEDRRVVYVEITPKGVELLATLDQPVVELHKQMLAGLSKAEIKELIRLSEKIRVTVAAMDLKEEK from the coding sequence ATGGCCGACAACCTGCTTCAGCGAGAGCTGAAAAAACGAAAGCCGTTCGACGTGATCGAGCAGGAAGCGTGGCTCGGCATGGTCCGCACTTGCGATCAGCTGGAGATCCATTTCGCTCGGCTGTTTCGTCAGTATCGATTGACCCCTCAGCAGTACAACATCCTGCGAATTCTGCGGGGCGAAGGCTCCCCGCTGCCGATCCTCGAAATCGCCGCCCGCATGATCACGATCGTGCCGGGAATCACGGGACTTGTTGATCGGCTGGAGCAAGCAGAACTCGCCAAACGGCGCCGCTGCGAAGAAGACCGCCGCGTGGTGTATGTCGAGATCACCCCCAAAGGGGTCGAACTTCTGGCGACACTCGACCAACCGGTCGTCGAACTGCATAAGCAGATGCTCGCAGGACTGTCGAAGGCCGAGATCAAGGAACTGATTCGGCTGAGCGAGAAGATCCGTGTCACGGTTGCGGCGATGGACCTGAAAGAAGAAAAGTAG
- a CDS encoding FAD-dependent oxidoreductase, which translates to MPLRYRLSLAAAISLALFLVDLPRAISADDAPASQECELLIVGGNESAVAAAIEAARRGVSSIILVSDTNWLGGQFSSEGVGCVDEWTVYRGKRVNFPRSGIFLEIMRAIRAHNSATYGVATPGNAWCGSDTIEPAAAQAIFRNMLAPYLSAPPENESRGQITLLENMRVTAAQVVEGRVQHVDFVDATNRDKKLRIQARLTIDSSDFGDVIRTSGARYNAGPDLKSRFGEPSAPAGPFADDRNEMNPLSWCVVVRHSKEESIITPPDDYDVRKYASLAKTPSWVDSPMLEGIYAPGGWSIYTHRRLVDAKNNGFPQEKETVLLNWPVQDYPLFDFPQRVVDALESLEPGASKKNLVDMTHQQRAVVFEDAKRHALGMFYYLQTRDRDQKVPAERSFAHMKLVSDFGTTDQLPPKPYLRESLRLESLYMIREQDIRAEDRQPGWAKSMFHDALFGFQFNIDFHPTRRKFLGDDRRGPWEFIHTPNRNWHTDTDCAMLPLRSLVPVDVEGLLGTSKNIGVSSIVSSAVRVHGQMTLCGQVSGATAAICLQENLSPRQLAANPKKLRQLQVSLLRGNLGHPGVLIWPYFDLSSDDRHFEAANMLSVMGIWEPDAESLDFEGNRELSKQELATVMSRVRMRIKLPIDAAKLAATEIAPSISAKSGATWGDFAKQLESHGLVPSVGLLREPSQPLLRRELATILWARLVALEENLPDLAHYLEAESDVDSDGILDRDDPLPFARK; encoded by the coding sequence ATGCCACTGCGATATCGTTTATCTCTAGCTGCTGCGATTTCGCTCGCGCTCTTTCTGGTCGATCTGCCGCGCGCTATCTCGGCGGACGATGCGCCCGCGTCGCAGGAGTGTGAGCTTCTGATTGTGGGTGGCAATGAGTCGGCTGTTGCAGCGGCGATTGAGGCAGCGCGTCGTGGCGTTTCATCGATCATTCTCGTCAGCGATACGAACTGGCTGGGCGGGCAGTTTTCGAGCGAAGGTGTGGGGTGTGTTGACGAGTGGACGGTTTATCGCGGCAAGCGAGTGAACTTTCCTCGCTCGGGAATTTTTCTCGAAATCATGCGTGCAATTCGCGCGCATAACAGCGCGACTTATGGCGTGGCGACGCCGGGAAATGCGTGGTGCGGCAGCGATACGATTGAGCCCGCAGCAGCGCAGGCAATCTTTCGCAACATGCTTGCTCCGTATCTCTCGGCGCCACCAGAAAACGAGTCGCGTGGCCAGATCACCCTCCTTGAGAACATGCGTGTGACTGCCGCGCAAGTGGTGGAAGGACGAGTGCAGCATGTTGATTTTGTCGACGCAACCAATCGCGACAAAAAGTTGCGCATCCAAGCGCGGCTGACAATCGATAGCAGCGATTTTGGTGATGTGATTCGCACGAGTGGCGCGCGCTATAACGCAGGTCCCGACTTGAAGTCGCGCTTTGGGGAACCGAGTGCACCCGCTGGTCCTTTCGCCGACGATCGCAACGAGATGAACCCACTCAGTTGGTGCGTTGTCGTTCGTCATTCGAAGGAAGAGTCGATCATCACGCCACCCGACGACTACGACGTCCGCAAGTACGCATCACTCGCGAAAACTCCATCGTGGGTCGACTCCCCGATGCTCGAAGGAATTTACGCTCCAGGAGGCTGGAGCATTTATACGCATCGCCGACTTGTGGATGCCAAGAACAACGGTTTTCCACAAGAAAAAGAGACAGTTTTGCTCAATTGGCCCGTACAAGACTATCCGCTGTTCGACTTCCCTCAGCGCGTGGTTGATGCGCTCGAATCGCTCGAGCCAGGGGCATCGAAGAAGAACCTTGTCGACATGACACATCAGCAGCGGGCTGTTGTTTTTGAAGATGCAAAACGACATGCGCTCGGTATGTTTTACTACTTGCAAACGCGCGATCGCGATCAAAAGGTTCCCGCTGAACGAAGTTTCGCTCACATGAAGCTGGTGAGTGATTTCGGTACGACCGATCAGTTGCCTCCGAAGCCTTACTTGCGTGAGTCCCTTCGGCTCGAATCGCTCTACATGATTCGAGAACAAGATATTCGCGCTGAAGATCGACAGCCTGGATGGGCTAAGTCGATGTTTCACGATGCTCTTTTTGGCTTTCAATTCAACATCGATTTTCATCCCACGCGGCGCAAGTTTTTGGGTGACGATCGGCGCGGACCTTGGGAGTTTATTCACACACCCAACCGCAATTGGCACACCGATACCGACTGCGCGATGCTCCCTCTGCGGTCGCTCGTGCCAGTCGATGTGGAAGGGCTCTTGGGGACTTCGAAGAACATCGGTGTATCGAGCATCGTCAGTTCGGCTGTGCGTGTGCATGGGCAGATGACCTTGTGCGGACAAGTGTCGGGTGCGACAGCAGCGATCTGCCTGCAAGAGAATCTTTCCCCTCGACAACTTGCCGCGAATCCGAAGAAACTTCGACAACTGCAAGTGTCGCTTTTGCGCGGCAATCTAGGACACCCAGGTGTGCTGATTTGGCCCTATTTCGATTTGTCGTCCGATGATCGTCACTTCGAAGCGGCTAACATGCTGTCGGTTATGGGCATTTGGGAGCCGGATGCTGAATCGCTCGATTTCGAGGGAAATCGTGAGCTTTCGAAGCAAGAACTAGCGACGGTGATGTCGCGCGTGAGGATGCGCATCAAGCTCCCCATTGATGCGGCGAAACTCGCGGCTACTGAAATTGCCCCTTCGATCAGCGCCAAAAGTGGTGCGACCTGGGGAGATTTTGCCAAGCAGCTCGAGAGTCATGGTCTTGTGCCGAGTGTCGGACTCTTGCGCGAGCCTTCGCAGCCTCTTTTACGGCGCGAGCTGGCAACGATTCTTTGGGCTCGGCTCGTAGCGCTGGAAGAGAACCTGCCCGATCTCGCGCACTATCTCGAGGCAGAGAGCGACGTCGATAGCGATGGGATTCTCGACCGCGATGATCCGCTCCCTTTCGCTCGAAAGTAG